A single genomic interval of Sinorhizobium garamanticum harbors:
- a CDS encoding TerC family protein, which translates to MQEILTLAQSPEAWVALITLIVMEVVLGIDNLIFISILTNKLPAESRVSARRIGIGLALVMRLALLGTIAWIVQLTEPVFEALGHAFSWKDMILLAGGLFLVWKATKEIHHNVDPSDHGEDFIASSAINSFAAAIGQILLLDLVFSVDSIITAVGMTPHLPIMVIAVIVAVTVMLFAATPLANFIERNPTIVMLALAFLLMIGTTLMAEGMGFHVPKGYVYAAMAFSALVEMLNMMARNARLRKQQAKKLH; encoded by the coding sequence ATGCAGGAAATCCTGACGCTCGCCCAAAGCCCCGAGGCTTGGGTTGCTCTGATCACGCTTATTGTCATGGAGGTGGTGCTCGGCATCGACAACTTGATCTTCATTTCAATTCTCACGAACAAACTTCCCGCCGAAAGCCGCGTCAGCGCCCGCCGCATCGGCATCGGCCTTGCACTGGTCATGCGGTTGGCGCTGCTCGGCACCATTGCCTGGATCGTGCAACTGACCGAGCCGGTTTTCGAAGCCCTCGGCCACGCCTTCTCCTGGAAGGACATGATCCTGCTTGCCGGTGGTCTCTTTCTTGTCTGGAAGGCAACCAAGGAGATCCACCACAACGTCGATCCGAGCGATCATGGCGAGGACTTCATCGCGTCTTCGGCGATCAACAGCTTTGCCGCAGCGATCGGCCAGATCCTGCTGCTCGACCTCGTCTTCTCGGTCGACAGCATCATCACCGCTGTCGGTATGACCCCGCATCTGCCGATCATGGTCATCGCCGTGATCGTCGCCGTTACCGTCATGCTGTTTGCGGCGACGCCGCTCGCTAACTTCATCGAGAGGAACCCGACGATCGTGATGCTGGCGCTTGCATTCCTGCTGATGATCGGCACCACGCTGATGGCCGAGGGAATGGGCTTCCACGTTCCGAAGGGCTACGTCTACGCCGCCATGGCGTTCTCGGCCCTCGTCGAGATGCTGAATATGATGGCGCGCAACGCCCGGCTGAGAAAACAGCAGGCCAAGAAGCTGCACTGA
- a CDS encoding AraC family transcriptional regulator → MSAIGRAIWFIESHFAEDISLDEIAEAAGLSRYHLSRVFGLSTGRSISAYIRGRRLSGAAQALANGTSSILEVALDAGYGSHEAFTRAFREQFGVTPESVRKQGHVRNVELMEPIRMNDARTLKIEPPRFEESPGLLLAGLAETYDYNRTEGIPSLWQRFNAHFGNVPGQRGNVAYGVCTQSDGEAGRFRYMASVEVDDTDGLPDEFTVLKLPRQRYAVFLHKGHISAISTTAHHIFGSWFPQSGLEHGQLPDMMERYDDRFDPRTGMGVVEIWVPIKQ, encoded by the coding sequence ATGAGTGCCATCGGCAGGGCGATCTGGTTCATCGAGAGCCATTTCGCCGAGGATATATCGCTCGACGAGATCGCCGAGGCCGCGGGCCTTTCGCGCTACCATCTGTCACGCGTCTTCGGGCTTTCGACCGGTCGCTCGATCAGCGCCTATATCCGCGGCCGGCGCCTTAGCGGCGCCGCGCAGGCCCTCGCCAATGGCACATCCAGCATTCTCGAAGTGGCCCTCGATGCGGGCTATGGCTCGCACGAGGCCTTCACCCGTGCCTTTCGCGAGCAGTTCGGCGTGACACCCGAATCAGTCCGCAAGCAAGGGCACGTCCGCAATGTCGAACTGATGGAGCCGATCAGGATGAACGACGCACGCACCTTGAAGATCGAACCGCCCCGTTTCGAGGAGAGCCCCGGGCTTCTCCTCGCCGGTCTCGCTGAAACCTATGACTACAATCGCACCGAAGGTATCCCCTCGCTCTGGCAGCGCTTCAACGCCCATTTCGGCAATGTGCCCGGCCAGCGCGGGAATGTCGCCTATGGCGTATGCACACAGTCGGACGGCGAGGCCGGGCGCTTTCGCTACATGGCCTCGGTGGAAGTCGACGATACGGACGGATTGCCGGACGAATTTACCGTTCTGAAGTTGCCCAGGCAACGCTATGCCGTATTCCTCCACAAAGGACACATATCGGCGATCTCCACGACTGCCCATCACATTTTCGGGTCGTGGTTTCCGCAATCCGGGCTGGAGCACGGCCAGCTTCCGGACATGATGGAAAGATATGACGACCGCTTCGATCCTCGCACGGGGATGGGCGTCGTCGAAATTTGGGTGCCGATAAAACAGTAA
- a CDS encoding TetR/AcrR family transcriptional regulator — MTSAKSPQQEKPLQDQQQHPSSGGRHAAGEDPAKREQILEGAKRVFMRSNFDAASMNDITREAGVSKGTLYVYFENKEDLFEALIARERSRIVMSVKQLLNDNAPLEDTLFDFGVMLVTSITSDYTIRAMHTVLSVIDRMPRLAQRFFTATPENGYTVLKTYLDQQVEAGTLSIDDTELAAKQFIELSSAGIFKGRLFGMCEAPTADRIEKNVRSAIRVFLAAYGQKSNDG, encoded by the coding sequence ATGACGTCAGCGAAAAGCCCACAGCAGGAAAAACCCCTGCAGGATCAGCAACAGCACCCTTCGAGCGGTGGGCGGCACGCTGCCGGCGAGGATCCGGCCAAACGCGAGCAAATCCTCGAAGGCGCAAAACGCGTTTTCATGAGGAGCAACTTCGACGCTGCCAGCATGAACGATATCACCCGCGAGGCAGGCGTTTCGAAGGGCACGCTCTACGTCTATTTCGAAAACAAGGAGGACCTGTTCGAGGCGCTGATCGCGCGCGAGCGCAGCCGCATCGTGATGAGCGTCAAGCAGTTGCTGAACGACAACGCGCCACTCGAAGACACGCTTTTTGATTTCGGCGTAATGCTGGTGACGAGCATTACGTCCGACTACACGATCCGGGCCATGCACACAGTGCTCAGCGTGATCGATCGGATGCCGCGGTTGGCGCAGCGGTTCTTCACGGCAACGCCGGAGAACGGCTACACGGTCTTGAAAACTTATCTCGACCAGCAGGTCGAGGCTGGCACGCTATCGATCGATGACACGGAGTTAGCCGCGAAACAATTCATCGAACTGTCCTCGGCCGGAATCTTCAAGGGCCGCCTCTTCGGCATGTGCGAGGCACCCACGGCCGACCGGATCGAGAAGAACGTAAGATCGGCCATCCGCGTCTTCCTGGCGGCCTACGGTCAGAAATCGAACGACGGCTAA
- a CDS encoding HlyD family secretion protein produces MSASSTSSAARVRPVGDDFEVVDSPKAEVTAPASEAPSVAERPVADVAAPQKKRRKPVLPVLGLALLAAAAWYGYDWWTNGRFMVSTDDAYIEGDIATISPKVSGYVAKVDVVANQHVKAGDPLVTLEDGDYRIAAEQAEAQIATQRLALSRFDAQIAGAKASLSQAEAQKTALEATVRGAELTQKRASDLQSKAVGTVASRDNADVALDQARANLAGAEANIAAAKANITVLEAQRSEAESTIRSLELARDKANRDLGFTVLKAPYDGVVGNVAVQVGDLVSAGQRLAALVPVDQLYIDANFKETQIAHLVPGSKVQIHVDAYDDHPIEGTVASIAPASGSVFSLLPAENATGNFTKVIQRVPVRIKLPADVLAEGHLRAGLSVVVDVDTRTAPDQSKVAAAK; encoded by the coding sequence ATGTCCGCTTCCAGCACCTCCAGCGCTGCCCGTGTCCGTCCCGTCGGCGATGATTTTGAAGTCGTGGATTCTCCGAAGGCCGAAGTTACTGCGCCCGCAAGCGAGGCTCCGTCGGTCGCCGAGCGCCCGGTCGCCGATGTTGCCGCGCCCCAGAAAAAACGCCGCAAGCCGGTGTTGCCGGTCCTGGGGCTGGCGCTGCTCGCTGCCGCTGCCTGGTACGGCTATGACTGGTGGACCAACGGGCGTTTCATGGTTTCGACCGATGACGCCTATATCGAGGGCGATATCGCGACCATCTCGCCGAAGGTGTCCGGCTATGTCGCGAAGGTTGACGTGGTCGCTAACCAGCATGTGAAGGCCGGTGATCCGCTGGTGACACTCGAGGACGGCGACTATCGCATCGCTGCGGAGCAGGCCGAGGCGCAGATCGCCACGCAGAGGCTCGCGCTCAGCCGCTTCGATGCGCAGATCGCCGGGGCAAAGGCGAGCCTCAGTCAGGCCGAAGCGCAGAAGACAGCCCTTGAGGCGACCGTCCGCGGCGCCGAACTGACGCAGAAGCGCGCCAGCGACCTCCAGTCCAAGGCCGTCGGAACGGTCGCCTCACGCGACAATGCCGATGTCGCGCTCGATCAGGCGCGCGCAAATCTTGCCGGTGCCGAGGCCAACATCGCCGCGGCCAAGGCGAATATCACAGTGCTCGAGGCACAGCGTAGCGAGGCGGAAAGCACGATCCGCTCGCTGGAACTCGCGCGCGACAAAGCCAATCGCGACCTGGGCTTCACGGTGCTCAAGGCACCCTATGACGGTGTCGTCGGCAATGTCGCGGTTCAGGTCGGCGACCTCGTTTCCGCCGGACAGCGTCTGGCGGCCCTCGTGCCGGTGGACCAGCTCTATATCGATGCCAATTTCAAGGAAACGCAGATCGCGCATCTGGTGCCGGGCTCCAAGGTCCAGATCCATGTCGACGCCTATGATGACCATCCGATCGAAGGCACGGTCGCCTCGATCGCGCCGGCATCCGGCTCGGTCTTCTCGCTGCTGCCGGCAGAAAATGCGACCGGCAACTTCACCAAGGTCATCCAGCGCGTTCCTGTGCGCATCAAGCTGCCGGCCGACGTGCTGGCCGAAGGGCACTTGCGCGCGGGCCTGAGCGTCGTCGTCGACGTCGATACCCGCACGGCGCCCGATCAGTCGAAAGTGGCTGCAGCAAAGTAA
- a CDS encoding DHA2 family efflux MFS transporter permease subunit, protein MAATATAGSVAASAPRAEEQMDPRRLIAFFAMVVGMFMAILDIQIVSASLAEIQAGLSAGSDEIGWVQTSYLIAEVIMIPLSGTLARIVSTRVLFSVAAAGFTASSALAATATNIDQMIVYRAIQGFIGGGMIPSVFAAAFTIFPPSKRNVVSPIIGLIATLAPTIGPTVGGYLSHAFSWHWLFLVNVIPGIIVATLTWTFIDFDKPELGLMKKFDWWGLASMAIFLGSLEYVLEEGNANDWFNDDHIVLGAVATALAAIIFFYRAFKVEFPVVDLRAFTNRNFAFGSLFSFVMGIGLYGLTYLYPLYLGRIRGYDSLMIGETMFVSGLAMFLTAPVAGFLSGRLDPRVLMTIGFAGFAAGTWTMSQLTADWDFWELLVPQILRGCSLMLCMVPINNIALGTLPPARIRNASGLYNLTRNLGGAVGLAVINTILTQRQDFHYARLAEHIQWGNPVAVERLRNMASNFTAHGLDGATIAVKQLAAMVQKQAVILSFVDVFVILTVLFLSLIIGVMMIAKPQGAGAGGGH, encoded by the coding sequence ATGGCCGCAACGGCAACGGCGGGCTCGGTCGCGGCAAGCGCGCCCAGGGCCGAGGAACAGATGGACCCGAGACGGCTGATCGCCTTCTTCGCGATGGTGGTCGGCATGTTCATGGCGATCCTCGACATTCAGATCGTGTCGGCCTCGCTCGCCGAAATCCAGGCCGGCCTTTCGGCCGGATCGGACGAGATCGGCTGGGTGCAGACGTCCTATCTGATCGCCGAAGTCATCATGATCCCTTTGTCGGGCACGCTCGCGCGCATCGTCTCGACACGGGTCTTGTTTTCCGTCGCCGCGGCCGGCTTCACGGCGTCGAGCGCACTTGCCGCGACTGCCACCAATATCGACCAGATGATCGTCTACCGGGCGATCCAGGGCTTTATCGGCGGCGGCATGATCCCGTCGGTCTTTGCTGCCGCCTTCACGATCTTTCCGCCGTCGAAGCGTAATGTCGTCTCGCCGATCATCGGCCTCATCGCAACGCTCGCGCCGACCATCGGCCCGACGGTCGGCGGCTATCTAAGCCACGCCTTCTCCTGGCACTGGCTGTTTCTCGTCAACGTCATCCCAGGCATCATCGTCGCGACGCTCACCTGGACGTTCATCGACTTCGACAAGCCCGAATTGGGGCTGATGAAGAAGTTCGACTGGTGGGGGCTCGCCTCCATGGCGATCTTCCTCGGCTCGCTCGAATATGTGCTGGAGGAAGGTAACGCCAACGACTGGTTCAATGACGATCACATCGTCCTGGGTGCGGTCGCCACCGCACTTGCGGCGATCATCTTTTTCTATCGCGCGTTCAAGGTCGAGTTCCCGGTGGTCGATCTCAGGGCCTTCACCAATCGCAACTTCGCCTTCGGCTCGCTCTTCTCCTTCGTCATGGGCATCGGCCTCTACGGCCTTACCTATCTCTACCCGCTCTATCTCGGGCGCATCCGCGGCTACGATTCGCTGATGATCGGCGAGACCATGTTCGTCTCCGGCCTTGCCATGTTCTTGACGGCGCCGGTCGCCGGCTTCCTCTCGGGACGGCTGGACCCGCGGGTGCTGATGACGATCGGCTTTGCCGGCTTTGCGGCCGGCACGTGGACGATGAGCCAACTGACCGCCGACTGGGATTTCTGGGAACTGCTCGTGCCGCAGATCCTGCGCGGCTGCTCGCTCATGCTCTGCATGGTGCCGATCAACAACATCGCGCTCGGCACGCTGCCGCCCGCCCGCATACGCAACGCCTCCGGCCTCTACAACCTGACCCGCAACCTCGGCGGCGCCGTCGGCCTTGCGGTCATCAACACCATCCTCACGCAGCGCCAGGATTTCCACTATGCCCGGCTTGCCGAGCACATCCAGTGGGGCAACCCGGTGGCGGTCGAACGGCTCAGGAACATGGCCTCGAACTTTACCGCCCATGGCCTCGACGGAGCGACGATCGCGGTCAAGCAATTGGCGGCGATGGTTCAGAAGCAGGCGGTGATCCTGTCTTTTGTCGACGTCTTCGTGATCCTGACGGTATTGTTCCTGTCGCTGATCATTGGCGTCATGATGATCGCCAAGCCGCAGGGCGCCGGCGCCGGTGGCGGCCACTGA
- a CDS encoding metallophosphoesterase — MSNPDCCGLSRRTFLATAAGAGLSLVGGRVRAANAWPPVDATFLFSSDIHACIVSTEGLAPNCEAEGKTDASLLRHVAALNAISAQRWPATIDGDPSGLASAGQKIERPLGLVLGGDITDDGGGQVRQPREGRQLQQFQNRYEQGPGPQHIHFPVYVGLGNHDLDQDGPPPNVDWYRRELRDYVELTHRQTVFYKPPVPVTNYDPLSDSYSWDWGGLHLVQLQRFGGDETKGAVSGLGWLKGDLASYAADGRPIVLFQHYGWDAFSTEVWDTTAETFDDQGDGKPHWWSPEQRQTLLDVLKGYNVVGLFHGHEHERVMAYRADGVDLFKPKAAYLGGFAVVRITDAFMDVAFGEAQGEAGGIGFTHAFSKRFT; from the coding sequence GTGAGCAATCCGGATTGCTGCGGCCTGTCCCGGCGCACCTTTCTCGCGACGGCCGCGGGCGCAGGTCTGTCGCTTGTCGGCGGTCGCGTCCGTGCTGCCAATGCATGGCCTCCCGTCGATGCCACCTTTCTTTTCTCAAGCGACATCCACGCCTGCATCGTTTCCACCGAAGGACTGGCACCGAACTGCGAGGCTGAGGGCAAGACCGACGCCAGCCTCCTGCGCCACGTCGCGGCGCTCAACGCCATTTCCGCGCAGCGCTGGCCAGCGACGATCGATGGAGACCCGAGCGGCCTCGCCAGTGCGGGCCAGAAAATCGAGCGCCCGCTCGGCCTTGTTCTCGGCGGCGACATCACCGACGATGGCGGCGGTCAGGTTCGCCAGCCCCGCGAGGGACGGCAGTTGCAGCAGTTCCAGAACCGATACGAGCAAGGTCCGGGCCCGCAGCACATTCACTTTCCCGTCTATGTCGGGCTCGGAAACCATGATCTCGACCAGGACGGTCCGCCACCGAATGTCGATTGGTATCGCCGGGAACTGCGCGATTATGTCGAGCTTACCCACCGCCAGACCGTGTTCTACAAGCCGCCGGTGCCTGTGACGAATTACGATCCGTTGTCGGACAGCTATTCCTGGGACTGGGGCGGCCTGCATCTTGTCCAATTGCAGCGCTTCGGCGGCGACGAGACCAAGGGCGCGGTGAGTGGTCTCGGCTGGCTCAAAGGGGACCTTGCATCCTATGCCGCTGACGGCCGGCCGATCGTGCTGTTCCAGCATTATGGCTGGGATGCGTTTTCGACGGAGGTCTGGGACACAACGGCGGAGACCTTTGACGATCAGGGAGACGGGAAGCCCCACTGGTGGAGCCCGGAGCAGCGTCAGACGTTGCTCGACGTGCTGAAAGGCTACAATGTCGTCGGCCTTTTCCATGGGCATGAACATGAGAGGGTCATGGCCTACCGCGCCGACGGCGTCGATCTCTTCAAGCCGAAGGCGGCCTATCTCGGCGGCTTTGCCGTCGTTCGCATCACCGACGCCTTCATGGACGTGGCTTTCGGCGAAGCCCAGGGTGAGGCCGGCGGCATCGGTTTCACCCACGCTTTCAGCAAGCGCTTCACCTGA
- a CDS encoding LacI family DNA-binding transcriptional regulator translates to MRPTVHDIAAKAGVSLATVDRVLNNRPGVRSVTRDKVERAIATLGYVRDVAAANLAKGRNYPFVFILPAGDTSFMRGLEGEVRAAMARSASERTQITILPVPAFDAGALVQALSEAHQRRPAGVAVVAVDAPEVAEAVKQLRGDGIAVVTLVSDLPGSGRDHFAGVDNMAAGRTAGTLMGRFTGGRAGPIAVLAGSMLVRDHRDRLEGFSAVMAEEFPTHRLLPVIEGQDDPVLVEKLVYALVEREPDLAGIYSLGAGNRGLVAALEKTGKNKTICTIAHELTPHSRAALRSGTIDAVLNQDAGHEVRSAIRVLKAKADGLAVIQAQERIRIDIFLKDNLPIEQA, encoded by the coding sequence ATGCGACCAACGGTTCACGATATCGCCGCGAAAGCGGGCGTCAGCCTGGCGACGGTCGACCGGGTTCTCAACAATCGCCCTGGCGTCAGAAGCGTCACGCGTGACAAGGTCGAACGCGCGATTGCCACGCTCGGCTATGTGCGCGATGTCGCTGCCGCCAACCTCGCCAAGGGTCGCAACTACCCCTTCGTATTCATCCTGCCGGCAGGCGATACTTCGTTCATGCGCGGACTCGAGGGCGAGGTGCGTGCCGCGATGGCGCGTTCCGCTTCCGAGCGAACGCAGATCACCATTCTTCCCGTTCCGGCCTTCGACGCAGGGGCCCTCGTTCAGGCGCTGTCGGAAGCGCATCAGCGCCGGCCTGCCGGAGTGGCCGTCGTCGCCGTCGACGCCCCCGAAGTGGCCGAAGCGGTGAAGCAACTGCGGGGCGACGGCATCGCGGTTGTAACGCTCGTGTCGGACCTGCCGGGATCAGGACGCGATCATTTTGCCGGCGTCGACAACATGGCGGCAGGACGCACAGCCGGGACCCTGATGGGCCGCTTTACCGGTGGCCGCGCGGGTCCGATTGCCGTGCTGGCCGGTTCGATGCTGGTGCGCGACCATCGCGACCGGCTTGAGGGTTTCAGCGCCGTCATGGCCGAGGAGTTTCCGACGCATCGGCTGCTTCCGGTGATCGAAGGGCAGGACGATCCGGTCCTTGTCGAAAAGCTCGTGTACGCGCTCGTCGAGCGCGAGCCGGACCTGGCGGGCATCTACAGCCTCGGTGCCGGCAATCGCGGTCTCGTCGCCGCGCTCGAGAAGACCGGCAAGAACAAGACGATCTGTACCATCGCCCACGAGCTGACGCCGCACAGCCGTGCCGCGCTTCGGTCCGGCACGATCGACGCCGTGCTCAACCAGGATGCCGGGCACGAGGTGAGAAGCGCGATCCGCGTTCTGAAGGCTAAGGCCGACGGGCTCGCCGTTATCCAGGCGCAGGAACGCATCCGCATCGACATTTTCCTGAAGGACAACCTGCCGATCGAGCAGGCATAG